GAGAGAGGAGTTAGAAAGGATGATCAGTATGGACCAAAAAAGAAGAGTAATATACATGTATTTTAGAGAAGGGAAATCTCAAAGAGAAATAAGCAGAATAATGGGAATAAATAGAAAAACAGTGGGGAAGTATATAAAGGAGTATGAAGAAGCATTTGAAGGATATAAAAACAGCGAAG
This is a stretch of genomic DNA from Marinitoga sp. 38H-ov. It encodes these proteins:
- a CDS encoding sigma factor-like helix-turn-helix DNA-binding protein codes for the protein MNKIEKWSTEEEKMIYSSQIKREELERMISMDQKRRVIYMYFREGKSQREISRIMGINRKTVGKYIKEYEEAFEGYKNSE